One genomic segment of Theobroma cacao cultivar B97-61/B2 chromosome 6, Criollo_cocoa_genome_V2, whole genome shotgun sequence includes these proteins:
- the LOC18595304 gene encoding uncharacterized protein LOC18595304, with amino-acid sequence MQGTASKSPLNYYEENDGGEQKETGTKLKEKEVGNEIDEISDRFQRTKRETSKRELSWAKHGLWRQEQKSRAAKLEKQLKARRELEVLIEEQLNRFHAHYNHAMAPSYLEDVSQLLMPQCVAPQELAIISWLGDWRPSAILELLHGLALSSFLSDSIDMEHVLSQIVHEIRIEEAVIDEEMAEIQATCVLHLPFAPVKSSKSGGSALPDIRVEFKKIARVVTKAQKLRFKALELVVKKVLNQTDAAKFLVTLSGIQDAIHQFAEHQRLRKGPVTLSVKPPDVVETSKQLKIRLEDRISFWEKTILSSEQERSGQGIQDAIYQFEKQQGLRTGPITLSVKSQDVGETSKQPNIH; translated from the exons atgcAGGGAACAGCTTCAAAATCTCCGTT GAATTACTACGAGGAGAATGATGGTggagaacaaaaagaaacaggAACGAAACTcaaggaaaaagaagttgGTAACGAGATTGATGAGATAAGTGATCGGTTTCAGCGCACGAAGCGTGAAACAAGTAAAAGAG AGCTCTCCTGGGCAAAGCATGGTCTGTGGAGGCAAGAGCAGAAGAGCAGAGCAGCTAAGCTAGAGAAACAGCTCAAAGCACGAAGGGAACTTGAGGTGCTAATTGAGGAACAACTGAACAGGTTTCATGCGCATTACAACCATGCCATGGCCCCAAGTTATCTCGAGGATGTGTCACAACTCCTCATGCCACAATGTGTAGCTCCCCAAGAGCTGGCCATCATTTCCTGGCTTGGTGATTGGAGACCATCTGCCATTCTGGAACTCCTGCATGGCCTGGCTCTTTCATCTTTCTTATCAGACTCAATTGATATGGAACATGTCCTATCTCAGATTGTCCATGAGATACGTATTGAGGAGGCAGTAATTGATGAGGAAATGGCTGAGATTCAAGCTACATGTGTTCTCCACCTTCCCTTTGCCCCAGTGAAAAGCAGTAAGTCAGGTGGTTCTGCCTTGCCTGATATTCGAGTTGAGTTCAAGAAGATTGCTCGGGTTGTCACCAAGGCTCAAAAGCTCAG GTTCAAAGCATTAGAGCTGGTGGTGAAGAAGGTGCTGAACCAAACTGATGCAGCAAAGTTCCTGGTGACCTTATCAGGAATTCAAGATGCTATCCACCAGTTTGCAGAGCACCAGAGGTTGCGAAAGGGGCCAGTTACTCTGTCTGTCAAGCCTCCGGATGTAGTTGAGACTTCAAAGCAGCTAAAGATTCGCTTAGAAGACAGAATCAGTTTTTGGGAGAAGACTATCCTGAGCTCAGAACAAGAGAGGAGTGGCCAAGGAATTCAAGATGCTATCTACCAGTTCGAAAAGCAACAGGGGTTGCGAACGGGGCCAATTACTCTGTCTGTCAAGTCTCAGGATGTAGGTGAGACTTCAAAGCAGCCAAATATCCATTAG